One stretch of Paenibacillus sp. AN1007 DNA includes these proteins:
- a CDS encoding carbohydrate ABC transporter permease gives MSYSQRRKVTNSIIFIVLSIGAIAMIAPLLWMLSTSLKEKQDVFALPPVWIPEVFRFDKYKEIWEAGPLLSGIKNSLIVALSVTVVGTFTSSLAAFAFAKLRFPHKNKLFLALLASMMIPYPTVMIPQFIMFSKLGWVDTLLPLIVPGLFGNVIMIFFLRQYLLSVPDAIIEAAKIDGSSYFRLYSSITFPLIKPAVAAQLILWFMGIWNDYLAPIIYLNSPEKQTLQLVIANFNATYAIQTDYPLIMAASIVALLPVLIIFLIFQKQIIESVAISGVKG, from the coding sequence ATGTCTTATAGTCAAAGAAGGAAAGTAACAAACTCCATTATATTTATCGTTCTGTCCATCGGTGCGATTGCGATGATTGCGCCTTTGCTCTGGATGCTGTCCACCTCGCTCAAGGAGAAGCAGGATGTGTTCGCACTGCCGCCGGTCTGGATTCCGGAAGTGTTTCGGTTCGATAAATATAAAGAGATCTGGGAAGCGGGCCCGCTGCTCAGCGGGATCAAGAACAGTCTTATCGTAGCACTCAGTGTGACGGTGGTAGGTACGTTTACATCGAGTCTTGCAGCATTTGCTTTTGCCAAGTTAAGATTCCCACATAAAAACAAACTGTTTCTCGCCCTGCTGGCATCCATGATGATTCCGTATCCGACGGTCATGATTCCACAATTCATTATGTTCTCCAAGCTGGGCTGGGTGGACACCCTGCTGCCGCTCATTGTACCGGGACTGTTCGGGAATGTGATTATGATCTTTTTCCTGCGGCAGTATCTGCTCAGTGTGCCTGATGCGATCATTGAGGCAGCGAAGATCGACGGAAGCTCCTACTTCCGGTTGTATTCCAGCATCACGTTTCCGCTGATAAAACCTGCGGTGGCTGCACAGCTGATTCTCTGGTTTATGGGCATCTGGAATGATTATTTGGCACCGATCATTTATCTGAATTCACCTGAAAAGCAAACTTTGCAGCTGGTCATTGCCAACTTTAACGCGACCTATGCGATTCAAACGGATTATCCGCTCATTATGGCGGCGTCGATTGTAGCTCTGTTACCTGTTCTAATCATCTTCCTGATCTTCCAGAAGCAGATTATCGAGTCGGTTGCAATCTCGGGAGTCAAGGGGTGA
- a CDS encoding sugar ABC transporter permease: MNTKSSLYRKEMMYGYLFILPPILGLLIFVLFPFLYSLYGSFTDWDGLGQMNFIGLANFKDLLTDDLFYKAMFNTFYLMLGIPIGLLLALLLAMGLNRKIPGTTTFRVIYYIPVISSLAAVSIMWNWAYNGDYGLVNQFLDLFGIKGPNWLANKDTVKPALIIMTVWKGLGYTMLLYLAALQSVSRTYYEAAELDGANGFQIFRNITWPMVKPVTFFLVVTNIIGGSQIFTEMNIMTPTGGPEYASASIVFYIWQKAFSNLQMGYASAMAMILGIFIFVITLVQFKLNERSAYDGD, encoded by the coding sequence GTGAATACGAAATCGAGTTTGTATCGCAAAGAGATGATGTATGGATACTTGTTTATTTTGCCCCCCATTTTGGGGCTGCTGATCTTTGTATTGTTCCCGTTCCTCTATTCTCTCTATGGTTCCTTTACCGATTGGGACGGACTGGGGCAGATGAACTTTATCGGGCTTGCCAACTTTAAAGATTTGTTGACCGATGATCTTTTTTACAAGGCGATGTTTAATACGTTTTACCTGATGCTCGGCATTCCGATTGGTCTTTTGCTGGCGCTGCTGCTAGCAATGGGGCTAAATCGTAAAATTCCGGGTACAACCACTTTTCGTGTGATCTACTACATACCGGTTATCTCTTCCTTGGCAGCGGTATCCATTATGTGGAACTGGGCTTACAACGGAGACTATGGTCTGGTGAACCAGTTCCTCGACCTGTTTGGCATTAAAGGCCCCAACTGGCTGGCCAACAAAGATACGGTAAAACCTGCACTGATCATCATGACCGTCTGGAAAGGTCTCGGATATACGATGCTGTTATACCTGGCGGCACTGCAAAGTGTGTCCCGTACCTATTACGAAGCTGCCGAGCTGGATGGCGCGAACGGCTTTCAGATTTTCCGTAATATCACCTGGCCAATGGTGAAACCTGTAACGTTTTTCCTCGTGGTGACGAATATCATCGGGGGTTCGCAAATCTTCACCGAGATGAACATTATGACACCGACAGGCGGACCGGAATATGCATCGGCTTCGATTGTCTTTTATATCTGGCAGAAGGCCTTCAGCAACCTGCAGATGGGTTATGCTTCAGCGATGGCCATGATTCTGGGTATCTTCATCTTTGTGATTACGCTTGTGCAGTTCAAACTTAACGAAAGATCAGCCTACGACGGGGATTAA
- a CDS encoding glycoside hydrolase family 43 protein: MKKFSLWKRWVKSAAGSEELRSSDRLNHARSSRIPAKRRWALPVLLVLVLVLAGQSKALAAFWNLSGDIAVHDPTLIKEGNSWYTFSTGPGIQVLKSDNGTSWYRVPQIFLKEPSWWNSAVPGQKDLDVWAPDVQRYNGKVWLYYSISTFGSNRSAIGLASANSVGAGQWKDEGLVLQSTTSNNYNAIDPELVIDASGNPWLALGSFWSGLKIVKLDKNTMKPTGGISSIAARPNNGGAIEAPSIVYRNGYYYLFASIDSCCKGVNSTYKMVYGRSASITGPYVDKNGVNMMNGGGTVLDAGNVRWKGPGGQDVVNGNLIVRHAYDATDNGNPKLLINDLLWDANGWPTY, translated from the coding sequence ATGAAGAAATTCAGTTTATGGAAGAGATGGGTGAAGAGTGCAGCGGGCTCAGAGGAATTAAGGAGTTCGGACCGCTTGAATCATGCGAGAAGTTCGAGGATTCCAGCAAAAAGGCGTTGGGCTTTACCGGTATTGTTGGTGTTGGTGCTGGTGCTTGCAGGACAGTCAAAGGCTTTGGCGGCGTTTTGGAACTTGTCGGGAGACATCGCTGTTCATGATCCAACCCTCATCAAAGAGGGGAATTCCTGGTACACCTTTTCCACAGGGCCTGGCATTCAGGTGTTGAAATCAGATAACGGAACGTCATGGTACCGTGTGCCGCAGATTTTTTTGAAAGAGCCATCGTGGTGGAACTCGGCTGTACCTGGACAGAAAGATCTGGATGTATGGGCACCGGACGTGCAGCGGTACAACGGTAAAGTGTGGCTCTATTATTCCATCTCCACCTTTGGCTCCAACAGATCTGCTATTGGCTTGGCATCCGCAAACAGCGTTGGCGCAGGGCAGTGGAAGGATGAGGGGCTTGTGCTGCAGTCCACAACATCGAATAATTACAACGCCATTGATCCGGAACTGGTCATTGACGCTTCAGGTAATCCATGGCTGGCCCTTGGATCGTTCTGGAGTGGTCTGAAGATTGTTAAGCTGGACAAAAACACGATGAAACCGACAGGCGGCATCTCCTCGATTGCAGCACGTCCCAATAACGGGGGCGCGATTGAAGCGCCAAGTATCGTGTACCGGAACGGATATTATTATCTGTTTGCTTCGATTGACTCCTGCTGTAAAGGCGTGAACAGTACCTACAAAATGGTCTACGGGCGCTCCGCCAGCATCACGGGACCTTATGTGGACAAAAATGGAGTTAATATGATGAATGGTGGCGGCACAGTGCTCGATGCAGGCAATGTGAGATGGAAAGGCCCGGGTGGGCAGGACGTGGTTAACGGCAATCTAATCGTACGCCATGCTTATGATGCGACTGATAATGGCAATCCGAAACTGCTCATTAATGATCTGCTGTGGGACGCAAACGGATGGCCGACATATTAG
- a CDS encoding DinB family protein: MNHPEQMYHYHVWASQTIMQRIQELPAAVLHQEVNSSFPTLAHALSHMYAVDQMWYLVLTGTSMPEALQICMPRNGETYATMEEYADRYVQLSDQYLAWFGHQTDLEQTLLLDNPFAGSRHTSLAEIILHLVNHGTYHRGNISTMLRQLGHASVMNDYSRFWYESSNAAV, encoded by the coding sequence ATGAATCATCCAGAACAAATGTATCATTATCATGTTTGGGCTTCACAGACCATTATGCAGCGTATTCAGGAGCTGCCGGCTGCTGTACTGCATCAGGAAGTGAACAGTTCCTTTCCTACCCTCGCCCATGCACTCAGCCACATGTATGCTGTAGATCAAATGTGGTATCTGGTGCTGACGGGAACCAGCATGCCGGAAGCTTTACAAATCTGCATGCCGCGTAACGGAGAAACGTATGCGACAATGGAAGAATACGCGGACCGTTATGTACAACTATCCGATCAGTATCTTGCTTGGTTCGGTCATCAGACGGATTTAGAGCAAACGCTTCTGCTTGACAACCCCTTTGCAGGCTCACGCCACACCAGTCTTGCAGAGATCATTCTTCATCTGGTGAACCACGGAACCTATCACCGAGGAAATATATCCACCATGCTGCGTCAGTTGGGGCATGCCTCCGTTATGAACGATTACTCTAGATTTTGGTATGAGAGCTCTAATGCTGCCGTGTGA
- a CDS encoding YafY family protein, which produces MKLERLVSIIYKLLNHEVLSASTLAEEYQVSPRTIYRDIDVICAAGFPVVSHQGMNGGYGIMDGYKMDKSLLGSYDVHALITVLTSLSTIFNDARAQGTIERLQTIGDAHQNPSLTVDLDTGRTEPDALPYLREGIMNSQVVQFDYINAKNERSTRSIEPVRLQFKYRSWYVYGYCRSRQDFREFRLSRMLNVHLTNRAFEPHANPSDEVLSSTHDTLDYRSEVVFRVYPDALAEALDHFQQADKQFHEDGSMTMRIQVLQPLKASWLWSFLLSLGSGAEVLQPIELRNLLETQLRNALTHYERHDE; this is translated from the coding sequence TTGAAACTGGAACGGTTAGTCTCAATTATCTACAAGCTGCTCAATCATGAGGTGTTATCTGCGTCTACACTTGCGGAGGAATATCAAGTATCGCCTAGAACCATTTATCGGGATATTGATGTCATCTGTGCAGCCGGATTTCCGGTCGTTTCCCATCAGGGAATGAATGGCGGATACGGCATCATGGACGGATACAAAATGGATAAAAGCCTGCTCGGTTCTTATGATGTACATGCGCTGATTACGGTGCTTACCAGTCTCTCGACCATTTTCAACGATGCGCGTGCTCAGGGTACGATTGAACGTCTGCAGACGATTGGTGACGCGCATCAGAATCCAAGCTTGACTGTAGACCTCGATACGGGCAGGACGGAACCCGATGCTCTTCCCTATCTTCGTGAAGGCATCATGAATTCTCAGGTCGTTCAGTTTGATTACATTAATGCCAAAAATGAACGTTCCACCCGCAGCATTGAACCCGTTCGACTGCAGTTCAAATACCGCAGCTGGTATGTGTATGGATACTGCCGAAGTCGGCAGGATTTTCGGGAATTCCGGCTGTCGCGGATGCTGAACGTGCATCTGACAAACCGTGCTTTTGAGCCCCATGCAAATCCCTCAGATGAAGTGCTTTCCTCCACCCACGACACACTGGATTACAGGTCAGAAGTAGTCTTTCGGGTATATCCAGATGCACTCGCCGAGGCATTGGATCACTTTCAGCAGGCAGATAAACAATTTCATGAAGATGGAAGCATGACGATGCGTATTCAGGTTCTTCAGCCTTTGAAAGCCTCATGGTTATGGTCATTTTTGCTCAGCCTAGGCAGTGGTGCAGAGGTTCTTCAACCTATAGAACTGAGAAATCTTCTGGAGACGCAGCTGCGAAATGCTCTCACACATTACGAAAGACATGATGAGTGA
- a CDS encoding S-layer homology domain-containing protein: protein MKHKKGLAAALALCVSLTAGGVSVFAFSDIKDEGQKTVVDSLKSKGIVNGVTADLFRPDMTLSEPQGIQFIVNAFGLKNAYAEASPQNKISPNTWYADAVQAAAQNGLSIPVEVNPQGKMTREQFVILLHEGINTTGNYPVIMKYNEVKDEKKLSKDAISAVQNLLNMNIIELDKDGNFRPDQPLTRMEAASMIFNALEFVDQHSGGGSTEPTPTNPGEGQQAIVPAVTISEVDDQTSKVTLTAEMPHPGYGLKIDDVKLEKDKHAVVKYSIVQPDPDKMYPMVITKVTAEAEIPAGYTAEAQPSGK, encoded by the coding sequence ATGAAACATAAAAAAGGGTTGGCCGCAGCACTTGCACTTTGCGTTTCTCTGACAGCGGGAGGTGTTTCGGTATTTGCATTTTCCGACATTAAAGATGAAGGACAGAAAACGGTTGTCGATTCATTGAAATCAAAAGGCATTGTGAACGGAGTAACGGCAGATTTGTTCCGACCTGATATGACTTTGTCCGAGCCGCAGGGGATTCAATTCATTGTTAACGCATTTGGATTGAAAAATGCATATGCGGAAGCTTCTCCTCAGAATAAAATCAGTCCGAACACCTGGTATGCAGATGCTGTGCAGGCAGCCGCTCAGAATGGTCTGTCTATTCCGGTAGAAGTGAATCCTCAAGGCAAGATGACACGTGAGCAATTTGTTATTTTGCTGCATGAGGGGATTAATACGACCGGGAATTATCCGGTGATCATGAAATATAATGAAGTGAAGGATGAAAAAAAACTAAGTAAGGACGCTATATCTGCCGTCCAGAATCTGCTGAATATGAACATCATTGAACTGGACAAGGACGGGAATTTCCGCCCAGATCAGCCGCTTACCCGTATGGAGGCAGCAAGTATGATTTTCAATGCGCTTGAATTTGTGGATCAGCACAGTGGCGGCGGTTCAACGGAACCAACCCCGACGAATCCTGGTGAAGGACAGCAGGCTATCGTACCTGCCGTAACCATCAGCGAAGTGGATGACCAAACAAGTAAAGTGACCTTGACGGCCGAAATGCCGCATCCGGGATATGGATTAAAAATTGATGACGTCAAATTGGAGAAGGATAAACATGCCGTTGTAAAATATTCAATCGTGCAGCCTGATCCGGACAAGATGTATCCCATGGTCATCACGAAAGTGACAGCAGAAGCCGAAATTCCAGCAGGTTACACGGCTGAAGCACAGCCTTCCGGCAAGTAA
- a CDS encoding YdeI/OmpD-associated family protein, which produces MDKLKLAPLENILPFTSRDELRQWLLEHGTEQSCCWVYVSMKPCVDTILYLDAVEEALCFGWIDGVKKKASDNRLLQRLSPRSRRSSWTELNKERVRRLERLGLMQDAGRKTLPDLSPETFVVDAEIKRRLTADRQVYDYFLGFPHLYQRVRIDTIQSVKQQPALFQSRLDKFIMHTRDNQLYGKWHDDGRLLQD; this is translated from the coding sequence GTGGATAAATTGAAACTCGCCCCACTTGAAAACATACTCCCGTTTACTTCAAGAGATGAGCTAAGGCAGTGGCTGCTGGAACATGGAACAGAACAGTCCTGCTGCTGGGTTTACGTCAGTATGAAACCCTGCGTCGACACCATTTTATATCTGGATGCTGTGGAAGAAGCGTTATGCTTCGGCTGGATTGATGGTGTCAAAAAGAAAGCTTCCGATAATCGGCTGTTACAGCGGTTATCCCCCCGCAGTCGCAGAAGCTCTTGGACAGAACTCAACAAGGAACGTGTACGCCGCCTCGAAAGGCTTGGTCTTATGCAGGATGCGGGGAGAAAGACTCTTCCGGATTTGTCCCCGGAAACTTTTGTCGTCGATGCCGAAATTAAGCGAAGGCTGACGGCAGACAGACAAGTGTATGATTACTTCTTGGGGTTTCCTCACCTCTATCAGCGCGTGCGTATCGACACAATCCAGAGCGTTAAGCAGCAGCCCGCTCTCTTTCAAAGTCGGCTCGACAAGTTCATCATGCATACAAGGGATAATCAATTATACGGAAAATGGCATGATGATGGAAGATTGCTGCAGGATTAG
- a CDS encoding sugar ABC transporter substrate-binding protein, which produces MVKRKSWVTFMLLMLVSALVLAGCGGGSGSSSGEKELTFMFRGGTDEQKAYQAVVKKFEEEHPGVKVKIIVTAADQYATKLRAAITGNSMPDVFYFAPGDMKAYVNSKVLMNLTPYIEKNKDINLDNIWKYGVDLYRYDGQMAGQGDLYGMPKDVGPFALGYNKTLFEKEGIPLPDPDKPYTWEEFIKVNQQATKDTNGDGKPDVFGTGFNVQWALQAFVWSNGADWLDESKTKVTIDDPKFAEALQFFADMQNKYKITPSIEEAQTLDTYQRWMKGEMAFFPVGPWDMSTFEKLPFDYDLLPFPAGSTGKPATWIGSLGIGVSAKTKHPEEAAALVNYLTASKEGMKQLVDAKVQIPNLLDMADEWAKDTSTKPANKQEFIDIVKDYGRALPGNYTYNAEWYDMFFTDIQPVLDGKITAADYVKQQQPKMQKLLDKAVEQEKKSQNK; this is translated from the coding sequence ATGGTCAAGAGAAAGAGTTGGGTTACGTTTATGCTGCTAATGCTGGTTAGTGCGCTGGTGCTTGCAGGCTGTGGAGGGGGAAGTGGAAGTTCGAGCGGGGAGAAAGAGCTGACGTTTATGTTCCGGGGAGGTACGGACGAACAGAAAGCGTATCAGGCTGTTGTGAAAAAGTTTGAAGAAGAGCATCCCGGCGTCAAAGTTAAAATCATCGTAACCGCTGCAGATCAATACGCAACCAAACTGCGGGCAGCGATTACAGGCAACAGCATGCCTGACGTATTTTATTTCGCACCGGGGGATATGAAGGCATACGTTAACAGCAAGGTGCTGATGAACCTCACACCTTATATTGAGAAAAACAAGGATATCAATCTGGATAATATTTGGAAGTACGGTGTGGACTTGTATCGTTATGATGGTCAGATGGCAGGGCAGGGTGATCTTTACGGTATGCCTAAGGATGTCGGGCCGTTTGCATTGGGGTACAACAAGACACTGTTTGAAAAAGAAGGCATTCCACTCCCTGATCCGGACAAACCGTATACTTGGGAAGAGTTCATTAAGGTGAACCAGCAGGCTACCAAGGATACGAACGGGGACGGTAAACCGGATGTATTCGGCACAGGTTTTAACGTACAGTGGGCACTGCAAGCTTTTGTATGGAGCAACGGGGCAGACTGGCTGGACGAGAGCAAAACGAAAGTAACCATTGATGATCCGAAATTTGCGGAAGCGCTGCAATTTTTTGCGGACATGCAGAACAAATACAAAATCACACCTTCCATTGAGGAAGCACAAACGCTTGATACATATCAGCGCTGGATGAAGGGTGAGATGGCTTTCTTCCCTGTAGGTCCGTGGGACATGAGTACTTTTGAAAAGCTTCCATTCGATTATGACCTGCTGCCTTTCCCGGCTGGATCAACAGGCAAACCGGCAACATGGATCGGTTCCCTCGGAATCGGCGTATCCGCCAAAACAAAACATCCGGAAGAAGCCGCTGCACTGGTGAATTACCTCACGGCATCGAAGGAAGGCATGAAGCAGTTGGTAGACGCCAAGGTGCAGATTCCGAACCTGCTTGATATGGCGGACGAGTGGGCGAAAGACACCTCGACCAAACCGGCAAACAAACAGGAATTTATCGATATCGTGAAAGACTACGGACGTGCGCTGCCAGGTAACTACACATACAACGCAGAGTGGTATGACATGTTCTTCACTGACATTCAGCCAGTACTCGACGGCAAGATCACTGCCGCAGACTATGTGAAGCAGCAGCAGCCGAAGATGCAGAAGCTGCTGGACAAAGCGGTGGAGCAGGAGAAGAAATCCCAGAATAAATAG
- a CDS encoding winged helix-turn-helix transcriptional regulator, translated as MIYIKDLMSGVNIFKALSSEIRIQIIELLAKNQSLNLNDLATKLGLSNGAITMHIKKLEESGLIEINTAVGKHGIQKICYLNEEKLMVDLRSQEIHNRYEVEIQVGHYSDYQAAPTCGIATKDSIIGEFDDPRYFADPLRIDAEMIWLAEGYLEYRIPNYLKPNQTFSEIQLSMELGSEAPGFCDNYPSDIYFYINGKKIGLWTSPGDFGDTRGTFNPDWWPPHLNQYGMLKLIRITKEGSYIDGCRISDVTLDDIALDYKSDIHFRIAVTDEPVNKRGLTIFGKNFGNYGQGLLARVLYNVQED; from the coding sequence ATGATTTATATTAAAGATCTGATGTCAGGTGTGAACATTTTCAAAGCACTCAGTTCCGAAATTCGCATTCAGATTATTGAACTGCTGGCCAAAAACCAAAGTCTTAATCTCAATGACCTCGCGACCAAGCTCGGACTTAGTAACGGTGCAATTACAATGCATATCAAAAAACTGGAGGAGAGCGGATTAATCGAGATTAATACCGCTGTTGGCAAACACGGCATCCAGAAGATCTGTTATCTTAACGAGGAAAAATTAATGGTTGACCTGCGCTCACAGGAGATTCACAACCGGTACGAGGTGGAGATTCAGGTTGGGCATTACAGCGATTATCAGGCTGCACCAACGTGCGGAATCGCTACCAAAGACAGCATTATCGGGGAGTTCGATGACCCCCGCTATTTTGCCGATCCGCTTCGGATCGATGCAGAGATGATCTGGCTGGCCGAAGGATATCTGGAATATCGTATTCCCAACTATCTCAAGCCCAACCAGACCTTTAGCGAGATTCAGCTGTCTATGGAACTGGGTTCAGAAGCCCCTGGATTCTGTGATAACTATCCGTCGGATATTTACTTTTATATCAATGGCAAAAAAATCGGACTCTGGACGAGTCCGGGAGATTTCGGCGATACGCGCGGCACGTTTAATCCCGATTGGTGGCCTCCGCACCTGAATCAATACGGCATGCTGAAGCTGATTCGCATTACGAAGGAAGGCAGCTATATTGACGGATGCCGGATTTCGGATGTAACGCTGGATGATATCGCGCTGGATTACAAAAGTGATATCCACTTTCGCATCGCAGTTACCGACGAGCCTGTCAACAAACGCGGCCTGACCATTTTCGGCAAAAACTTCGGCAACTACGGTCAGGGACTGCTGGCACGAGTGCTTTATAATGTGCAGGAGGACTAG
- a CDS encoding arabinan endo-1,5-alpha-L-arabinosidase — protein MMLLMLIGTVGCADGGETAKPPVFPEAPQEPKMYDLSILDDESKWTVNNAHDPAIIKTDQGYYVYSTDVRVAGEPKPGVMVRKSDDLINWKWVGQALPGIPKEALDWTGAANLWAPDIIKAGDTYRLYYTASSFGSTQSAIGLQTSKSPEGPWKDEGLVVKTAGQEKDGLNAIDANPVLDALGNPWMVYGSFFDGIYIAPLDPDTGKFKEEGYGTRIAARDRATEEGAVEGPYIVYNPEFQKYYLFVSYDSLFEDYNVRVARADSITGPYTDMNGNKMLDTEHLPQYEIGTKILGGYRFTEGEGWVAPGHNSVLKDGDDYYIVHHARGETDKNWPYLHVRKMLWTKDGWPVVSPERYAGEAAQDIPQSMIAGAWEGMALDPAVNGQVQAVPYTLTSKGKIESENGSGTWTFDGKQTLTLTWKESPGGGASTEELKLLPSWDWERSQPALVVTGLNDRGIAVWGKQISAAEK, from the coding sequence TTGATGTTACTGATGCTTATAGGTACGGTAGGCTGTGCAGATGGCGGAGAAACGGCGAAACCCCCGGTCTTTCCGGAAGCCCCGCAGGAACCAAAAATGTATGATCTTTCGATTCTGGATGACGAGTCCAAGTGGACGGTCAACAACGCACATGATCCCGCGATTATCAAAACAGACCAAGGTTACTACGTCTATTCCACAGACGTGCGAGTAGCAGGGGAACCCAAACCGGGAGTTATGGTACGCAAATCTGATGATTTGATCAACTGGAAATGGGTGGGGCAGGCTCTGCCAGGCATCCCAAAGGAAGCACTTGATTGGACAGGAGCAGCGAACCTGTGGGCACCGGATATTATTAAAGCGGGAGATACGTACCGACTGTATTATACGGCTTCGAGTTTTGGCAGCACGCAGTCCGCCATCGGGCTGCAGACCTCCAAGTCTCCCGAGGGGCCATGGAAAGATGAAGGACTGGTTGTGAAGACCGCTGGTCAGGAAAAGGACGGCCTGAATGCTATTGATGCCAATCCGGTGCTCGATGCCTTGGGCAACCCGTGGATGGTATATGGTTCCTTTTTCGACGGGATCTACATTGCACCGCTTGACCCGGATACGGGCAAGTTCAAGGAAGAGGGGTACGGTACCCGCATCGCCGCAAGAGATCGAGCAACCGAAGAGGGCGCAGTTGAGGGGCCTTACATTGTCTACAATCCTGAATTTCAAAAATATTACCTGTTCGTGTCTTATGATTCTCTGTTCGAAGACTATAACGTGCGGGTAGCTCGTGCCGACTCGATCACAGGGCCTTATACGGATATGAACGGCAATAAAATGTTGGATACGGAGCACCTGCCGCAGTATGAGATAGGCACCAAAATTCTGGGCGGATACCGCTTCACTGAGGGAGAGGGCTGGGTTGCTCCTGGACACAATTCCGTGCTCAAGGATGGCGACGATTATTATATCGTGCATCATGCGCGGGGCGAGACGGATAAAAACTGGCCGTATCTGCATGTACGCAAAATGCTGTGGACGAAAGACGGCTGGCCTGTCGTGTCGCCTGAACGTTACGCCGGAGAGGCTGCGCAGGACATTCCACAATCGATGATTGCCGGAGCGTGGGAAGGCATGGCCCTCGATCCGGCTGTGAACGGACAGGTGCAGGCCGTACCGTATACGCTGACGAGCAAAGGCAAAATTGAAAGCGAGAACGGTTCAGGCACCTGGACGTTTGATGGCAAACAAACGTTAACGCTGACGTGGAAGGAGAGCCCCGGGGGAGGCGCTTCCACGGAAGAGCTGAAGCTGCTCCCATCCTGGGATTGGGAGCGAAGCCAGCCTGCGCTGGTAGTGACTGGCCTGAATGACCGCGGCATCGCGGTCTGGGGCAAACAAATCAGCGCAGCCGAGAAATAG
- a CDS encoding family 43 glycosylhydrolase, producing the protein MTNSITFTNPMLEQRADPWVYRHTDGYYYFSASVPAFDRIEIRRAATLEALRDAEPVTAWTKRETGPMSANIWAPEIHFIDGKWYIYYAAAHTSETNEGLFDHRMYVLENAAANPLEGKWEEKGQIRTKWESFALDATTFEHRGTRYLVWAQKDPNIDGNSNLYICEMENPWTLRGEQVMIATPEYDWEIIGFKVNEGAAVLHRNGRLFISYSASATDHHYCMGLLTADENADLLDPASWVKSPEPVFQTSEENGQYGPGHNSFTVSPDGQTDILIYHARNYKEIEGDPLYDPNRHARAQILHWKEDGTPDFGTPVPDGQTVAEVR; encoded by the coding sequence ATGACCAATTCAATTACATTTACCAATCCCATGCTGGAGCAGCGAGCTGATCCTTGGGTGTACCGTCATACGGACGGGTACTATTACTTTTCAGCTTCCGTACCGGCTTTTGACCGGATTGAAATTCGGCGTGCAGCGACACTGGAGGCTTTGAGAGATGCTGAACCAGTAACTGCTTGGACCAAACGGGAGACAGGGCCAATGAGTGCCAACATTTGGGCACCGGAGATTCATTTTATCGATGGCAAATGGTACATATACTACGCGGCGGCGCATACAAGTGAGACCAATGAGGGTTTGTTCGACCACCGCATGTATGTGCTGGAGAACGCCGCTGCTAACCCGCTTGAAGGAAAGTGGGAGGAAAAAGGCCAGATTCGTACGAAATGGGAGAGTTTTGCGCTGGATGCCACCACCTTTGAGCATAGAGGTACGCGTTATCTGGTCTGGGCCCAGAAAGACCCGAACATTGACGGCAATTCAAACCTCTACATTTGTGAAATGGAAAATCCGTGGACACTGCGCGGTGAGCAGGTTATGATTGCAACCCCTGAATACGATTGGGAGATCATCGGTTTTAAAGTGAATGAAGGTGCCGCAGTGCTGCATCGCAATGGACGCCTGTTTATCAGTTATTCTGCGAGTGCAACGGATCATCATTACTGTATGGGACTGCTCACAGCGGATGAAAATGCCGATCTGCTTGATCCGGCGAGCTGGGTGAAGTCACCAGAGCCTGTATTTCAGACTAGTGAAGAGAACGGACAATACGGACCTGGACATAACAGCTTTACCGTTTCACCGGATGGTCAAACCGATATTCTGATCTATCATGCCCGTAACTACAAAGAGATTGAGGGAGACCCGCTGTACGATCCGAACCGCCATGCCCGTGCCCAAATCCTTCATTGGAAAGAAGATGGTACACCAGACTTTGGAACTCCTGTCCCCGATGGTCAAACCGTGGCAGAGGTGAGATAA